The proteins below come from a single Afipia felis ATCC 53690 genomic window:
- a CDS encoding gluconokinase: MAPSPGINVVILMGVSGSGKTTISQALAARTGFAERDGDDYHSAANIEKMKAGIPLTDDDRLPWLRSIAEAINNYANSNTPIIIACSALKRSYRDILVHGRKDVRIVYLKGPADLIAQRLTQRGGHFMPPKLLDSQIDALEPPQPDEHILTVDIDAPVERIVDDIIITLHLPDNAGARVS; the protein is encoded by the coding sequence ATGGCACCAAGCCCCGGCATCAATGTCGTGATCCTGATGGGCGTGTCCGGTTCGGGCAAGACCACTATCTCGCAGGCACTCGCCGCGCGCACCGGATTCGCGGAGCGGGACGGCGACGATTACCATTCCGCCGCCAATATCGAAAAGATGAAAGCCGGAATTCCGTTGACCGACGACGATCGCCTACCCTGGCTGCGTTCGATCGCGGAGGCCATCAACAATTATGCGAACAGCAATACGCCGATTATCATCGCCTGCTCTGCACTGAAACGATCCTACCGCGACATTCTCGTGCACGGCCGCAAGGACGTGCGGATCGTCTACCTGAAAGGACCAGCCGATTTGATCGCACAGCGCCTTACGCAGCGCGGCGGTCATTTCATGCCGCCGAAACTGCTCGACAGCCAGATTGACGCGCTGGAACCGCCGCAGCCTGACGAACATATTCTCACGGTCGATATCGACGCACCGGTGGAGCGCATCGTGGACGACATCATTATCACCCTGCACCTGCCGGACAACGCAGGAGCCCGCGTCTCATGA
- the pgl gene encoding 6-phosphogluconolactonase, with translation MSRSRIIVEPDMAALAEHAAARLVARAAENTGEPAICLTGGSTPKRLYELLATPEWRTQLPWARLHWFIGDDRFVPPDDDLSNIGMARHAFLDGCAPPKNIHAIPTDAASPDEAARLYEQTLRHFQAHHRADGAPLFDLVLLGVGPDGHTASLFPGYPAAAETEHWVAGVPQAHVAPFVPRVSLTLPCLAQCREMLLMASGHDKRTILSRVFAGEDLPAAHAQSSRGETWWLIDKAAAPEPSGA, from the coding sequence ATGTCACGCTCCCGCATCATCGTCGAGCCGGACATGGCGGCACTTGCCGAACACGCCGCCGCGCGCCTCGTCGCCCGCGCCGCTGAGAACACCGGCGAGCCTGCGATCTGCCTCACCGGCGGCTCGACGCCGAAACGGTTGTACGAGTTGCTGGCAACGCCGGAATGGCGAACGCAATTGCCGTGGGCGCGGCTGCACTGGTTCATCGGCGACGACCGCTTCGTTCCGCCGGACGACGACCTCAGCAATATCGGCATGGCGCGCCACGCGTTTCTGGATGGCTGCGCGCCGCCAAAGAACATTCATGCAATCCCCACCGATGCCGCCTCGCCGGATGAAGCCGCACGGCTTTACGAACAGACGCTGCGCCATTTCCAGGCCCACCACCGAGCTGACGGCGCGCCGCTGTTCGATCTCGTGCTGCTCGGTGTCGGGCCGGACGGTCACACTGCCTCGCTGTTTCCCGGCTATCCCGCGGCGGCTGAGACGGAGCATTGGGTTGCGGGCGTGCCGCAGGCCCATGTCGCGCCCTTCGTGCCGCGCGTCAGCCTGACACTGCCCTGCCTCGCGCAATGCCGCGAGATGCTGCTGATGGCGTCAGGCCACGACAAGCGCACAATCCTTTCGCGCGTGTTTGCTGGCGAGGATCTGCCCGCCGCCCATGCGCAATCGTCACGCGGCGAAACCTGGTGGCTGATCGACAAAGCGGCCGCACCCGAGCCAAGCGGGGCGTGA
- the zwf gene encoding glucose-6-phosphate dehydrogenase, whose translation MMNADTVNARERIPDSCGFVIFGVTGDLSHRLVIPALYNLAESGLLPEKFCIIGVTRTETQSKTLKTDLMKGLEKFATRPVKQEVADRLFGCLTSIHVDPRDPKSVESLKAQLDKAHKDKGITNHLFYLAVPPGAFKPISEMLGAAGLLKEKDGAWRRLVIEKPFGTDLQSAKQLNADLLKLADEHQIYRIDHYLGKETVQNILVLRFANGMFEPIWNRNHIDHVQITVSETIDVGTRGNFYEQTGALRDMVPNHLFQLMALVAMEPPSRFDAHSVRSEKGEALAAIQIQSESEALKNSVRGQYLAGRIGDRQVGYYRQTKDVSPDSTVETYAALKLTIDNWRWAGVPFYLRTGKALAAKRTEVAIRFKQAPFSMFRTTEVERLSQNYLVIGIEPTEGIMLQFNTKVPGPQVTIDGVEMKFKYKDYFKASPNTGYETLIYDCMIGDNILFQRADGVEAGWAAVQPFLDAWKNAGGKGLAMYQAGTDGPEEAHELLERDGRRWRAIDGE comes from the coding sequence ATGATGAATGCCGATACCGTGAACGCACGCGAACGGATTCCGGATTCGTGCGGCTTCGTGATCTTCGGCGTCACCGGCGACCTCTCTCACCGGCTCGTCATTCCCGCCCTTTACAATCTCGCGGAGTCGGGACTGCTGCCAGAGAAATTCTGCATCATCGGCGTGACACGCACCGAAACGCAGAGCAAGACGCTCAAGACCGACCTGATGAAGGGGCTGGAGAAGTTCGCCACCCGCCCGGTGAAACAGGAGGTCGCCGACAGGCTGTTCGGATGTCTCACCTCGATCCATGTCGACCCTCGCGACCCGAAATCGGTCGAGAGCCTGAAGGCGCAACTCGATAAGGCCCACAAGGACAAAGGCATCACCAACCACCTGTTCTATCTTGCCGTGCCGCCCGGCGCGTTCAAGCCGATCAGCGAGATGCTCGGCGCGGCAGGCCTGCTCAAAGAAAAAGACGGCGCGTGGCGACGGCTGGTGATCGAAAAGCCGTTCGGCACCGACCTGCAGTCGGCCAAGCAACTGAATGCCGATCTGCTGAAGCTCGCCGACGAACATCAGATCTACCGGATCGACCATTATCTCGGCAAAGAGACGGTGCAGAATATTTTGGTGCTGCGCTTCGCCAACGGCATGTTCGAGCCGATCTGGAATCGCAATCACATCGATCATGTCCAGATCACCGTGTCGGAGACCATCGATGTCGGCACACGCGGCAACTTCTACGAGCAGACCGGCGCGCTGCGCGACATGGTGCCGAACCATCTGTTTCAGTTGATGGCGCTGGTGGCAATGGAGCCGCCCTCACGCTTCGATGCCCACTCGGTGCGCTCGGAAAAAGGTGAGGCGCTGGCGGCCATTCAGATCCAGAGTGAATCAGAAGCGTTGAAGAACTCCGTGCGCGGGCAATATCTCGCGGGCCGCATTGGCGACCGGCAGGTCGGCTATTACCGCCAGACCAAGGATGTTTCGCCAGACAGCACGGTGGAGACCTACGCCGCGCTGAAGCTCACCATCGACAACTGGCGCTGGGCGGGCGTGCCGTTCTATTTGCGCACCGGCAAGGCGCTCGCCGCCAAGCGCACGGAAGTCGCGATCCGCTTTAAGCAGGCACCGTTCTCGATGTTCCGCACCACCGAGGTGGAGCGGCTGTCGCAGAACTATCTCGTCATCGGCATCGAGCCGACCGAGGGCATCATGCTGCAGTTCAACACCAAGGTGCCAGGCCCGCAGGTCACCATCGACGGCGTCGAGATGAAGTTCAAATACAAGGACTACTTCAAGGCCTCGCCGAACACCGGCTACGAGACGCTGATCTACGATTGCATGATCGGCGACAACATCCTGTTTCAGCGCGCCGATGGCGTCGAAGCCGGATGGGCCGCCGTGCAGCCCTTCCTCGACGCATGGAAGAATGCCGGCGGCAAGGGGCTTGCGATGTATCAGGCCGGCACCGACGGCCCGGAGGAAGCGCACGAATTGCTGGAGCGCGACGGCCGTCGCTGGCGCGCGATCGACGGCGAATGA
- the gnd gene encoding phosphogluconate dehydrogenase (NAD(+)-dependent, decarboxylating), with translation MQIGLVGLGRMGGNITRRLIEMGKHEVVVFDVNPKAVGELAQHGAIAAASLKEVAAKLKAPRTVWIMLPAGKITEDTIHALSSILEKGDTIIDGGNTFWQDDVRRAQALREKGISYIDVGTSGGIWGFERGYCMMIGGGKANVDRLDPIFATLAPGESGVPRTPGRDKRDPRAEQGYIHAGPVGAGHFVKMVHNGIEYGLMQAYAEGFDILKNANIEALPPEHRFDIDVADVAEVWRRGSVISSWLLDLTASALARNDTLDQYSGFVEDSGEGRWTIAAAIDESVPAEVITAALFARFRSRKEHTFAEKILSAMRAGFGGHREPQQHPDAPGAKAPEKLKPKDD, from the coding sequence ATGCAGATCGGACTTGTCGGCCTCGGCCGGATGGGCGGCAACATCACTCGCCGCCTGATCGAAATGGGCAAGCACGAGGTCGTCGTGTTCGACGTCAATCCGAAGGCGGTCGGCGAACTGGCGCAGCACGGTGCCATCGCCGCCGCCTCGCTCAAGGAAGTCGCGGCGAAACTGAAAGCGCCGCGCACCGTCTGGATCATGCTGCCGGCCGGCAAGATCACAGAGGACACCATTCACGCGCTCTCCTCGATTCTGGAGAAGGGCGACACCATCATCGATGGTGGCAACACCTTCTGGCAGGACGACGTGCGCCGCGCGCAGGCGCTCAGGGAAAAAGGCATCAGCTACATCGATGTCGGCACCAGCGGTGGCATCTGGGGCTTTGAGCGCGGCTACTGCATGATGATCGGCGGCGGCAAGGCCAACGTCGATCGGCTCGATCCGATCTTCGCAACGCTCGCGCCAGGCGAAAGCGGCGTGCCGCGCACGCCGGGCCGCGACAAGCGCGATCCGCGCGCCGAACAGGGTTACATTCACGCCGGACCTGTCGGCGCCGGGCATTTCGTCAAGATGGTGCATAATGGCATCGAATACGGGCTGATGCAGGCCTATGCTGAAGGCTTCGACATCCTCAAGAACGCCAATATCGAGGCGCTGCCGCCCGAACATCGTTTTGACATCGATGTCGCCGATGTCGCGGAAGTCTGGCGGCGCGGCAGCGTGATCTCGTCATGGCTGCTCGATCTCACCGCGAGCGCGCTCGCGCGCAACGACACGCTCGATCAGTATTCGGGTTTCGTCGAGGATTCCGGCGAGGGCCGCTGGACCATCGCCGCGGCGATCGACGAATCCGTACCGGCGGAAGTCATCACCGCCGCCCTGTTCGCGCGCTTCCGCTCGCGCAAGGAACACACTTTCGCCGAAAAGATTCTCTCTGCGATGCGCGCAGGCTTCGGCGGCCACAGGGAGCCGCAGCAGCATCCCGATGCGCCCGGCGCCAAGGCACCGGAGAAGCTCAAGCCCAAAGACGACTAA